The following are from one region of the Salvia splendens isolate huo1 chromosome 2, SspV2, whole genome shotgun sequence genome:
- the LOC121771589 gene encoding transcription repressor OFP6-like: MSKRYTLRSIRVSLGCSSAKVFQPKPRRYSSSCSWDNRTNTTNTTFSSSDTKSLGAVQGFGGTSVAVEKESDDPYLDFRQSMLQMILEKDIYAKEELKHLLNCFLQLNSPYYHRTIVRAFTDIWNGLYSLSA, encoded by the coding sequence ATGTCGAAAAGGTACACGCTGCGGTCGATCCGCGTGAGCCTGGGTTGCAGCAGCGCCAAGGTCTTCCAGCCGAAGCCGCGGCGCTATTCCTCGTCCTGCTCGTGGGACAACCGCACCAACACGACTAACACTACATTTTCGTCCTCGGACACGAAGAGCCTCGGGGCGGTGCAGGGGTTCGGGGGGACGAGCGTGGCGGTGGAGAAGGAGTCGGACGATCCGTATCTGGATTTCCGGCAGTCGATGCTGCAGATGATTCTGGAGAAGGATATTTACGCGAAAGAGGAGCTGAAGCACCTCCTCAACTGCTTCCTGCAGCTCAATTCCCCTTACTATCACCGCACCATTGTCCGCGCCTTCACCGACATCTGGAACGGCCTCTATTCCCTCTCCGCGTAG